Below is a genomic region from Muntiacus reevesi chromosome 19, mMunRee1.1, whole genome shotgun sequence.
TAATATTCAAGCCTGGTTTTTGATACTGATTGATCCCAGGATTTAGAACAACTTTCTTTTCTGGCAAAGTGGAGGCAACAATGATTTTGCACTTAGTTAATCAACTTTAGAACACGTGAAACTTGTGGCCTTTAAATTCAAAGGACTACTGTTTGAGGTTACTTGCTTTCTGgtagaaaatacattttagtttcacaaaataaaatctatgaaaaaaTTCTATGGGCTGGTTGTCAAAtagtttttgcttattttcttttgttttatatttggtcTTTGGCTTGGGTTGAAACAAATTGTTTTTCTTCAGCTTGGATCTTCTTGATTAGAAACATTTATATCCAGTTTTCCTTAAAGGacttgtggttttaaaaaattaaatagaaaataatctggCATGTTATGATCTGTCTACTACCCAATACAAACATTTCATAAATTTCTGGGGACTTAAAATCATGTCCTAAATATAGGGCAGGCTCCTCTAACCTGGGAAACACCAGGGCTTTGGCCCCAGACAGTGCTCAGCTCTGATATACTAGAGAAGATATTTGAATCTTGAATAGCATTGAAGGAAACTTTACATCGTGTGCCCAGCAAATGATTTTAAGATGACTCCCACAAGTTTCATTTTAGTGTAAGTCCTTAAGAAATACAGCCTTAAAATGGCCAACTTAGTTGTCCCTCAAAACAATCAGGTCAATctatccattttatttgcatcatCTCTTTCTGAATGCATTTCATTGATACTTTTGAAAGCTTCATGTTCATCTGTCTCAGTTTCATAGAGTCTGTTTCTTGTAAAGTCATTTTCTAAGTCAGTATTTCTGATAGAGTAATGGAAGTCTCCATGATTGAGATGGTTTTATGTCATGTTACTTTCAGTAATAATTTTCAGCCAccacaatcctaaaggaaatcagtcctgaatattcattggaaggactgatggtggagctgaagctccaatacttgggccacctgatatgaactgacttattggaaaagaccctgaaagattgagggcaggaggaggagggaaagacagaggataagatggttggatggcgtcaccgactcgacggacatgagtttgagcaagctctgggagttggtgaaggtcagggaagcctggcgtgctgcagtccatggagtcgcaaagggttggacatgactgagtgactgaactgaactattgtgTAATTTAATAATTGTAACTTAGGAGTTTATCGATGCCTCCTCAAATGCAgcatcagtattttaaatatatgtagaaACTCACTGTGTGTGTTAATTTGTAGGAAGTGGTAATGACATGCTAGCTGTCCGGatgcaaatatacaaataatctttaaaagATCTGCTGGAGTAGCCTGTAGATAAAAAGTGTTTAGAAACCACTGTACTGAATTAGTACATGTTTCCATGATTCATGCTTTCTGATCACAAATTACAGGGGTGTTTGAAACTTATGATACCTCACAGGTCAAGGATTTATTTGAGAACATCAATATATTAATGGATTACAGACATGTTATCAAGGTGATAGAGATGAGTGACTTTTTCATATAAAAGCTTAGAGGATAAAAAAAGAATTGTACCAAGTTtacttgaaaaaggaaaaaaagtttccaataggaaaaaaaagtttgattgGGTATCCAAGTTAAAAGGCCCTACGTGAAGCTTTGCAACTGGAGGCGAGGGAAACCACTtgcagtgcttagctttctttctgCCCAATGAATGTTTCCCTAATGATCTTGTCACTCTTGAGTGTCATTCTCTTATCTGCCTACTGCTAGAAATATAAAAGCTTCAAGCCAAGAAGACATTTACATTGCTTGGATATAAAGTGAGGAGTGAAATATCCTGTTTAAATTGGTTCCCTTAGTCACTCTGTGAGACAAATCCATCTCCCTCTGAAATTATATGGATCaaaaattttctaagaaatatttgtaTTCAAAGAGAGATGTGGGTCCTTCACCAGAATACGTGAAATCTTGCATGAACAGCAGTGAATGGAACTGGAATATCAAATCACTTGAGCTTTTGGAACATTAAATTCATGTCCTGGGTGGCATTTTATGGTGGCAAAAATAGATGGGCTTCCTCACTGTGACAGGCAGTGCTTTTGAACTTGTTGGAATTCGATACTAACGTGAGTGTGCAAAGATGGCTATAATATGATAGCATCAGTTCATTACAAATATATCATGTTGCTAAAAAGCACTGGTTTGGAAGATTTCATAAGCTTATGCTCTACAGATATTTACCTTCTTACAAAAGCTGCAGTAGTGAGCAAACTCCTTCTCAAAACACGGCACGCAGTAATTGCCACTCTCTTTGGAAATCAAAGGTTTCGTTCCTATTGGCTGTCGGCAGTGCTCACACACAAAGCAGGTTTCATGCCAGTAGTTACCCTTAAATTCCATTTTGCGGGAACCTGGACCCCAAAAGCAAGAGTATTAGTACAAATCAAGTCTCGTTGTTTTCTTTTAAGCAGTAATATATCAAATCACTTAAACTATATGTTGATGTGATAAACTAATCAGCCacatagcagaaaaaaaaagtgtttggttTCCAAAACATTTATCTGAAAAAAGAGGTCAATAGAGTTCAGCCACAATAATGGTGAATCACTCTTTCACTGGAAATTCTTGTGCTGTTTCATAATTTTATGATGTGAAAGGACTATAAAAGTAGACTCTGAAAGGCTGCACATGGTTTAGATAAACTGGGCCATAATAAGAATTACAAGGATATTAGGAATGTCCAGGGCACAGACTCCTGAGATTGATGTTGTGCAGTTATAGTCTCCTAGAAAAATCTTTGAATCTATAATAAGAAAATGGGAGAGAATTGTTCTTATGCTGCTGTCCATAGGTATTGAAGAGGATCAACAAAGAGGATTATTACTTGCCTAAAGGTGTAACCGTTTACATGGATCCTTGTTTTccctgagagaaaagaaagacgaCTGACCCTCAGACCAGTGTTTGTTGAGATACAAAATGATGTGTGATTCCATTCTCCTATGATGGGCTGTGCTTTTTGATGCTATTCGTTCTGCCTAGGACAGGGTGTTTAATGCAGTTTTAGCATTATTTATTGgtgtagattttatttcctggttCAGTTTCTGGTTCAAAATGTTTCTATGAATTATGTTTATGACAATATATAAAAGACAGTACACTTTGCCCATTGGAAACAGAAAGTataatcttttcatttctaaagtaCACTAAATGAGATAAAGAGATAGTAAGAAAGATGTCTTTCTGAAAAGCAGGGCTTTGTGTAATAGTCCCCTTTATCTGTGGGGGATGCATCCCAAGATCCCCAGTGGATGTGTGACACTGCAGATaataccagtgtgtgtgtgtgtgtgtgtatacagtgtTTTTTCCCCTATACATACAGACCTATGTTAAAGTTTATAAATTAGGTATTGCAAGagattaataacaataaaatagaacaattataacaatatactgtAACAAACATGATGTGaatgtggtctctctctctctctctgaagatATCTTTCTGTATgaatttaatgccttttccatcttatCTAAGTACTTACATGCACTGTGGCCGTAACTTTTGCAGTTTGAGGCATGACAGCAAAACTAgcataaatttctttttccttcttcatgatTTCATGGATGGGGAATTTGTTCTTACTTACATTAGATCTTAGTAACCTcaacttgcagtttatttccttattaaatcaagaactgtcttttcatttaaaGGAAGCACTTTATGGCTTTTTTCGGCATACCTGAATTGCCAGCATCATGACTATTGTACTTTGCGGCCATTGCTAACTAAAATAAAGGTTTCTTGAACACAAGCGCTGAGATACAGCAACAGTCTGATCTGGTAACTGAGATGGCTATTAAGTGACTACTGGCCAGGATGCTCTGGACAAAGAGATGATTCACGTCATGGGACAGGCACAGAGGGGTTTGATCGCACTACTCAGAACAGTACACAGTGGAAAACTTAAGGAACGCTATTGCTGGTATTTTCCAGTTGATATTTTCAGGCTTAACATTTTTGACCTTgggtaactacagccatgaaaagTGAAACCACGGAAGGAGAGTGGGGGCACTGATGCACTCCACTCTTCCTGTGCTCGGGTTTAACTGAAAGCATTGTGGCTTCAGTTACAGACCGGGAGGCCTTGAGGTCTTACCAGGCATGATGGTCTTCTTGCAGTGAAAGCACTTGGAAGAGCACTCGTTAGAATAGCACTCGGAGCACAGCAGGCGCTCATCCTTGGCAGCAAAAGGCTTTTCCACCAAAGAGTGACTGCATTTGGTGCAATTAAAGCATCCCTCATGCCAGTGACGGCCTTTGTAACAAAGATCCTTCGAGACAGtgaataaaagttaattaaatgcGTTTGTGATCAAACAGGCCATTTTGTAAGACAATACTAAACCCTCTGGGGCTCTGGTGCTATAGGTTGTGCTGGTAGCGTGAGGGCATGATGTTATTGACACCACTacctggagagaggagactgtgaCAATTAAGAGCTAGAGCCTGCGGCTTCCTTGGGTGGTCACGAAAGACAGATGGAAAATAAGGGGACTCTCCTATTTCTTCCAATTTCCtgagatgatttttatttttagatgataACATCCTATTACTGTTTAAGATTTAAGTAAACAAAATCTCAACACTACTTAactaaagcaaagattaaaaaaaaagatggaaaaaagagaaaatatacaacAATATGCATTCTGGTAGGAATGGGCTATATGTATGAGGTGTCAGGGCACaatatttttaatgaagatgaaacTGATTCAAAGTTAGGAAATAAAGGTTTTTGAATCTTTATACTTCCAGTTGTTTACATAGTTAGTCATTTATACTCTTGTCATTCTAGAAAAAGCATTTTAGCTGTGTAACTTTGGTCAAATAACTTCTTTAATCTTTAGCGTCCTAAGCTGTCTCCTAAGATCACTGTAAGGATTAAAGCATGTGTTTCACAGTGCTGAGCATAGTGCCTTGAACATCAACTTGATTGATGATAGCTTTGAAAATCCTTTTATCTAGTAGCAGAGCATTagattattaaagaaaaagaggCATCACAATGCATTTTTCTGCTGATCATATGCAATAATTCTGTGAACTAAACCTACCTTGGAACCCGATTCAATTGGTTCTTTGCACTCCTCACAATAGTTAGAAAAGATACGATCGTAACAAGAAACACAGTATGGATTGTCATCCTTTAGTACATACTTCTTCCCAAGAAGTGATGCCATGCAGTATTGGCAATAAAATCGAGCAGTTGTCATTTTGTCTTAATCCtgtgaatagaaaaataattcacaTACATAAAGGCAAAATTTTTGATAAATTATAAAGCCTCAATACAGTATGAGTCAAACACTTGAATGGATTTATATCTTCTTATATGAACACCCACCAGTTTAGGAAATATGCTGTCGTCATGGTGACACTTGGAGGGATTTAGGAAAGGCTACTCTCCCATCTTGGCAGCTTCTGTGTGTTTTGCTAGCAAAATGCATCAAGCCAGCAGCCAGAGTGTGAAAAAACATCTTGTATTCATCACTCACTAATGTGGAATTCAATGAGAAAGTGATATTTGTTGAAATAGGTTGGTTTCACCTCAAGGATATGAATATGAACTGTTGATAGAGCTTTGACTAACTGTCATCACTTACTAGCTTGTTGTAGAGATCTGGAGGTGGAGTTCCAtggaaataagttttttttttttctaactgaagTAGAAATTACTAATCAAGTACATTGTCATTTTCTATGCCATCCTTTTATTTCCctaatctttgggcttcccaggtggtgctagggtaaagaacctgcctgccaatgcaggagacttaagagatgcgagtttgatttCTGCACGTTAGTTAGTTCTAAGGTCCCTTGAGACATCCTCCTTACCTGTGGCTTCACCCTCACCGACTACACTGTTGTACCTGTCATTGAGCAATATCCCATATGTAGACATGCAGTTAAAACCATCAGTGGTAGAAAAGAGATATAGGCTATTTAACGTTTTAGGGCTAAACTAATATtcacacagaaggaaaaacagcagcagcattttatagaatgaaaaatataaagccaAGGTTAAGAGAAGAATTAAAGTTATTTTGTAAATTTAGGAAAACCATTAAACAAAATTCATGGATTTCAAAaggtttttgttcagttgttcagtggtgtctgactttttgcaaccccatgaactgcagcacgccagacttacctgtccttcactgttggtcctttaatggaccggaacctggtggtccggagtcaacgataagaaagtaagagagagaaagaggctgataattcctggtttacgcggaaagccaatagagccctgttcttagggctcgcgctgctgcacgtaggcacgggcgccctctcgagtgggtgaaggcacggGGCGCCCTCTCGAGAGgggcttagaagcccgggcaagaaagtgagctcagcggacCTCTGCGccccaaggaattagccagaaatagagagagagagagaaagacagaaagacagacagacacggggaccaaagctctgatggagcaaaggtgttttaatcaacatggcatgggcatatatactgtagttattctcagcaaagataaagattaaaattgcagacttacaaaacataagatgatccctatgaaagagagagagagttgcaaacaatcaccttttaccatttggctcataagaaggaagagggtacttacactgtaatgagaaatgcctggattcgtCAGCCCCgagaaaggcgtgcctctcctcttaattcctgaatattcaggaatcaataagggccagagggttcctgacagatccaaaacagcacataggaagcctcttgttaaatgcttcctgacacttcactatctctcagacttgctcaaactcatgtccattgagtcagtgatgccatcaaaccatctcatcctctgtcatccccttctcctcttgccttcaatctttcccagcattagggtcttttccagtgagttagatcttcacatcaggtggccaaagaattggagcttcagcttcagcatcagtcccttccaatgaatattcaggattgatttccattaggattgactagtttgatcttcttgttgtccaagggactttcaagagtcttctccagcaccacagttcaaaggcatcaattctttggcactcagcctttttttttttattgtccagctctcacatccatacatgactactgtagaaacaatagctttgactatacagacctttgtcggcaaattattatgtctctgctttttaatacactgtctaggtttgtcattgcttttcttccaaagagcaagcatcttttgatttcatggctgcagtcactgtccacagtgatattggagtccaagaaaataaagtctgtcactgtttccactgtttccccatgaagtgatgggactggatgccatgatcttaattttctgaatgttgagttttaagccagttttttcactcttctctttcaccttcatcaagaggctcttttaattcctctttgttttctgccaataggtggtgtcatctgtgtatctgaggttattgatatttctcccagcaatcttgattctagcttagtgattcatccagctcagcatttcccaCAATGCACTCTGCgtgtaggttaaataagcagggtgacaatatacggccttgacatgaaaagtgaaagtgctccactctgttgttccatgtctggttctaactgttgcttcttgacctgcatataggtttctcaggagacaggtaaggcgcTCTGTTATtcctatctctaagaattttctgcagtttgttgtgatccacacaaaggctttagcatagtcaatcaagcagaagtagatgtttctctggaattttcttgttttttctatgatccaacagatgttggcaattaatTAGGGATTAAACACGAGTTTTTTGTTGTCACCAAAAGCAGTACCACCGATTTTCttggaaaataaagatattatgaactacagatattttctaattctccatctcagaaatttgtttctttttttttttttcaattttagcaAAATGAGAAAATCCACTATTGTGATGCTTTTTACAGGATTTTTATGCTAGTTTTTATTTACTATATTTAAATTGTATTCCCACATAGTTTGCCTTCTTTTATTTTAGTGGTAACATTTTCAGCTGAGTGTCTTGCTAAATGTACACTGTCATTAATTCTGTATATAGTAGATCTTCAGtaacagagaaaagacaggatTTGGAACATGTATGTCTTTTCTAAGGAAGGACGAAAATTCAGACTAGAAGTTCCCAATGGAACATGCCAAAATTATCTGTGAAGGATATTGAATCCCCTATTTGCTTAATTCCATAGAAATGTCCCTTTTTAGCAAATACAACACACAGTAGAAGGATTGCTGAGGGCTTGGAAACAGGAGGAAAATAAATGTGAGTCCCTTGAAAGgttttaaaactcaaattttgTTCATGTTTACAGTGATCAagtgttttataataaaatatatacttttaactTTCATCACTTCATATGGAAAATGCCATTTTCATTAGTCAAGTCCTTCTTTAGTCTTAGATGTGTTTAATAGTACCATGAAACATAGCCTCTAAGGACTTAGAAACTCCCATTTTGTGAGGCTTTTAGTatattataaaatgaagaaacaaccAAAGGGATCACAAAATTGGCagattttcaagtttttattttaagccaCACTTTAGATACAATAATACTTGTACCTCATTTGGCCATCAGTTGTCTAAATATAAAATCTaaatctctaaatattttataaatattgataTAGAAGTATATATCAATGAATATAAATACTTGTCTAAATGTAAGTACAGGAAGATATGGTTCTGCCCCATCTCCATTATAATTACATAACAGGTCTTGCTCcataaaaattcttaacaaaatggaccatattttctccagtttcttttaaaagagaaagtataTCTTATTCTACCTGTTTTTCAAAAGCAATGTCAAGAAGCTGGGGAGGGTGAAAGAGTCAGTCCAATATCTCAAAACtgtataattttgcattttatagaACGATACAGTGGGAGTAGGCATTTGGTCCAGGTCAATGTGTATTGAACTATCTACTCAGTAATAGCTGAACTCTCTGCCCTCAAGAAGTCTGTATCCTCTTAGCTCTTACCTTGGTAATAATGAATATAATTTGAGATAGAACAAACTGAATGTTCATTCTCTTATTCTTGGTTGGGAAAAGTACACTAAGAAATTCAGTCCTCATTTTCATGAAGTCTGTCATTTAGTTATGGGTATAGGAATACATCCACATAGAGGTTTCTTAAATAGGAGTATTCTAGCC
It encodes:
- the FHL5 gene encoding four and a half LIM domains protein 5, producing the protein MTTARFYCQYCMASLLGKKYVLKDDNPYCVSCYDRIFSNYCEECKEPIESGSKDLCYKGRHWHEGCFNCTKCSHSLVEKPFAAKDERLLCSECYSNECSSKCFHCKKTIMPGSRKMEFKGNYWHETCFVCEHCRQPIGTKPLISKESGNYCVPCFEKEFAHYCSFCKKVITSGGITFHDQPWHKECFLCSGCRKELCEEEFMSRDDYPFCLDCYNHLYAKKCAACTKPITGLRGAKFICFQDRQWHSECFNCGKCSVSLVGEGFLTHNKEIFCRKCGSGVNTDI